The proteins below are encoded in one region of Hypanus sabinus isolate sHypSab1 unplaced genomic scaffold, sHypSab1.hap1 scaffold_105, whole genome shotgun sequence:
- the LOC132386182 gene encoding probable G-protein coupled receptor 139, translating into MDQNLSSEAWDITGNGKNIFWMVPYIFRDDDSVTIDHRVKYVLVAIQVIFFPVLAIIALPVNTVTILVLSRGKCGLSRAVTYYLVAMAVADLLFLILDLILSKILIAYLPVEVVVWSFRMPVCNIHAVLLYSVTDSSVWFTVAFTFDRFIAICCQKLKRKYCTWKTAAVVLGAVAVISHLKDLYWYFSLFGYYSWIIAPFICLNRVHYLNLYIGMQIDLFYYFLNPVIPFELVLLMNCLTVRHVLLASRARRRLRSTGSGQSAKDPEMETRKKSLILLLVISGNFILLWAPFTVYSAWNRLYFTTSVRPPDSLRELGIILQLLSCCTNTDLYTVTQNKFRQQLKIVVKSPLALIVARKL; encoded by the exons ATGGATCAAAATCTGAGTAGTGAAGCGTGGGATATAAcaggaaatgggaaaaatatCTTCTGGATGGTTCCATATATTTTCCGAGATGATGATTCGGTAACGATAGATCATCGGGTCAAGTATGTTTTAGTCGCCATTCAAGTTATTTTCTTTCCTGTCCTCGCCatcattgctcttcccg TGAACACGGTGACCATATTGgtcctgtctcggggaaagtgcggcctctccagagctGTCACTtactacctggttgccatggcagtggcGGATCTTCTGTTTCTTATCCTGGACCTGATACTCAGCAAGATTCTGATTGCGTACTTGCCAGTGGAAGTTGTCGTCTGGTCATTCCGCATGCCGGTCTGTAATATCCACGCTGTTTTGCTTTACAGCGTCACCGACTCTTCGGTCTGGTTCACAGTTGCTTTCACGTTTGATCGAtttatcgcaatatgttgccagaagctgaaaaggaAATATTGCACCTGGAAAACTGCAGCCGTGGTCTTGGGGGCAGTGGCAGTGATCAGCCATTTAAAGGATCTTTACTGGTATTTTAGTCTCTTCGGATATTACTCGTGGATAATTGCTCCATTCATTTGTCTGAACAGGGTGCATTATTTGAATTTATATATCGGGATGCAAATTGATCTCTTTTATTACTTCCTCAACCCTGTTATCCCATTTGAGCTGGTTCTCCTGATGAATTGCTTAACTGTCAGACATGTCTTACTCGCCAGCAGGGCCCGCAGGAGACTTCGCTCTACCGGCAGCGGACAAAGTGCCAAAGACCCGGAGATGGAAACTCGCAAGAAGTCCCTTATTTTACTCTTGGTTATCTCCGGAAATTTCATCCTGCTATGGGCACCTTTCACGGTGTATTCCGCGTGGAATCGGCTGTACTTTACCACGTCTGTGCGTCCGCCCGATTCCCTACGAGAGCTGGGCatcattctgcagcttctgagctgttgtaCGAACACGGACCTTTACACTGTTACACAGAACAAGTTCAGGCAGCAGCTAAAGATTGTGGTAAAATCTCCGCTCGCGCTCATTGTTGCGAGGAAGCTGTGA